Genomic DNA from Candidatus Nitronereus thalassa:
GCCAAAAGCGTTTGCGTCTCTTCCAAAGACTTCATGACCGTGGCGCGACTGTCCAAAATCTTTTCCGTCAAACTCATGACTTTATGGGTGCCCTCTTCAGTCATGGTCGCCAGTTCTTGTAAAAAATTATTGGCATCTGGTAGCGTGCTGGCCGTCGACGCCACTGGTGATTCCATATCACGAATCGCCCGTGTAGTTGCTTCCACAAATTTCGCCAACTCCCCGAGTTCTTCATAGATCGTCCGATCTTCAGCCGATTCCAAAGGCGTAGGATCTTCCTTCTCTTCCGTCTCAAAACTGCGGTCCATCAACATGAGCATCTCCCTTGGTCGTAAGTTTTCCAGTCAGGATATCTATGTGTGAACTAGGCGTTAACCGTCTTTTTGGCAAATATTTTTTGCAATTTTTCCAGCAACGCATCCGGGGTAAAGGGTTTCACTACATAGTTGCTCACTCCAGCTTGAACGGCTTCAATGATATTTTCTTTTTGGGCTTCCGCCGTCACCATCAACACCGGAACGCTTTTGAGTTCGGGGTCGGCCCGGATGGCACGAAGCATGTCAATCCCCATCATGACGGGCATATTCCAATCAGACACTACAAGGCCAAACCCGCCGGCCCTCAGTTTCTTCAACCCCTCTTCTCCATTTTCCGCTTCCTCAATATTCGAATACCCAATCTGCTTCAGCACATTTTTGACGATTCGCCGCATCGTGGACATATCATCAACCACTAAAACCTTGATGGAAAAATCTAAATCTGACATGTGTCTTCCTCCCGTAAATCGTTATCAAACTCTTGTTAGGCGATGGGCATCGGATTCGTTTGGCTTGATGATGACACGACTCGGATCAATTCCTTGAGCAGCAACTCTTGAGAAATCGGTTTGGTTAAAAACACCGAAACTCCAGCTTCCAACCCACTCTTCCGTTCACGTTCTTCACCCTGTGTGGTCAACATAAGTATGGGAAGATCCCGATACACCGGGTGCTCCTTCAGGGATTGGGTTAACTCAATTCCATCCATTTGCGGCATATTCAAGTCCGTAATTACGGCGGCACAGGATTCCCGTCCTAATTGCTCTAGGGCTTCTAACCCATTTTCCGCCATCAACACTTCATACCCAGCTTCTCGAAGGTACATGGAAAGCAGCCGACGGGTCATTCGGCAGTCATCCACCACCAAAATTACTGATCCCAGTTTGCCTTCATCCATTATCGGGTTCCTCGGGGTTCACTCTTTAGTGTTTTGGTATCTATTTTCATTTCGGGGCTAGAAACCTTCCCAGAAATAGAGTTTCCGGTTCCTACCGGAACCAACCGAGAAGGTTTGTCAGGTGTTTGCCCACTGTGAGCCTCCCCATCCTTCCACACCTGAATGCCTGTGGGCCTCGAGCTCGTGTCTATAGAAGGAGTCGTGGGAATCGCCACAGGTGTACCAGCCTTGCGGTACATCACAGTTTTATTCCAAGGAATGGGATGAAATAATCGGTTCACACCACTCAGAGACTCGGAGAATCCAATCATCAAAACGCCGGATGCCTGAAGTGAGTCATAAAAATTCGTAATAATTTTTCGTCGGGCTTCCTGATCAAAATAAATCAGCACGTTTCGACAAAAGATGACGTCAATGTCTCGAAACGATCGCATCCGCAGGGAGTCAAACAAATTCAGGCTGGAAAATGTGACAAATTTACGAAGGGCTGGCCCCACGGTGTACACGCCATCCGAGAACGTAAAATATTTCTGCAACAATGGAGGGGTAATATTACGCACCGAATACGGACCGTACACGCCAAGACGAGCCGCCTCTAGAATTTTCTCACTCAAATCCGTCGCGACAATTTGAACATCCCAATTGGCCAACGCTGGAAATTCTTCCATGATGATCATAGCCAAGGTGTATGGTTCTTCCCCTGAAGAACATCCAGCGCTCCAAATGCGAAGCTTGCGCACTTTATCCCGTGCAGTGGTGACCTGCGGTACAATCACCTGTTGAAAACAATCCAACTGCGCCTTATCTCGAAAAAAGAAGGTTTCGTTCGTGGTCACACAATTGAACAATTCTACAATTTCCTTTTCACGCTGTGGGTCAAATCGCAAAAATTTGTAGTACTCCTCAAAATTTTGACAATGAACAGCCAGGAGTCTCGATTGCAATCGAGATTCTAAAAGATATTTTTTAGAGTCTGGAAATTCTAGCCCACTCTTTTGGTAGATGAACTCCCGTAAAGTCTGGAATGTTTCGGAGGATAGCGAAGAGGTCATAGGACCACTCCCTCGCTCGCT
This window encodes:
- a CDS encoding chemotaxis response regulator CheY; amino-acid sequence: MSDLDFSIKVLVVDDMSTMRRIVKNVLKQIGYSNIEEAENGEEGLKKLRAGGFGLVVSDWNMPVMMGIDMLRAIRADPELKSVPVLMVTAEAQKENIIEAVQAGVSNYVVKPFTPDALLEKLQKIFAKKTVNA
- a CDS encoding response regulator: MDEGKLGSVILVVDDCRMTRRLLSMYLREAGYEVLMAENGLEALEQLGRESCAAVITDLNMPQMDGIELTQSLKEHPVYRDLPILMLTTQGEERERKSGLEAGVSVFLTKPISQELLLKELIRVVSSSSQTNPMPIA
- a CDS encoding protein-glutamate O-methyltransferase CheR, whose product is MTSSLSSETFQTLREFIYQKSGLEFPDSKKYLLESRLQSRLLAVHCQNFEEYYKFLRFDPQREKEIVELFNCVTTNETFFFRDKAQLDCFQQVIVPQVTTARDKVRKLRIWSAGCSSGEEPYTLAMIIMEEFPALANWDVQIVATDLSEKILEAARLGVYGPYSVRNITPPLLQKYFTFSDGVYTVGPALRKFVTFSSLNLFDSLRMRSFRDIDVIFCRNVLIYFDQEARRKIITNFYDSLQASGVLMIGFSESLSGVNRLFHPIPWNKTVMYRKAGTPVAIPTTPSIDTSSRPTGIQVWKDGEAHSGQTPDKPSRLVPVGTGNSISGKVSSPEMKIDTKTLKSEPRGTR